The following coding sequences lie in one Streptomyces sp. NBC_00510 genomic window:
- the dapB gene encoding 4-hydroxy-tetrahydrodipicolinate reductase produces the protein MSKIRVGVIGARGRMGAEAVKAVEAADDLELVAAIGREDKLETLAENGAQVAVELTTPGSVMGNLDFCLRHGIHAVVGTTGWTDERLDTLRGWLGAAPGTGVLIAPNFGIGAVLAMRFARQAARFFESAEIVELHHPDKVDAPSGTAVRTAQLIADARREAGLGAQPDATATALDGARGADVEGVPVHAVRLRGLVAHQEVLFGDAGEVLTIRHDSMNRGSFMPGVLLGVRRVVSTPGLTFGLEHFMDLD, from the coding sequence ATGAGCAAGATCCGTGTGGGTGTGATCGGGGCCCGCGGCCGGATGGGCGCCGAGGCGGTCAAGGCCGTCGAGGCCGCGGACGACCTGGAACTCGTGGCGGCGATCGGCCGCGAGGACAAGCTGGAGACCCTCGCCGAGAACGGGGCCCAGGTCGCGGTGGAACTGACCACCCCGGGCTCGGTCATGGGCAACCTCGACTTCTGCCTGCGGCACGGCATCCACGCCGTCGTCGGCACCACCGGCTGGACCGACGAGCGCCTGGACACCCTGCGCGGCTGGCTCGGCGCCGCGCCGGGCACCGGTGTGCTCATCGCGCCGAACTTCGGCATCGGGGCGGTCCTGGCCATGCGCTTCGCCCGCCAGGCGGCCCGCTTCTTCGAGTCCGCGGAGATCGTCGAACTCCACCACCCGGACAAGGTCGACGCCCCCAGCGGCACCGCCGTGCGCACCGCGCAGCTCATCGCCGACGCCCGCCGCGAGGCCGGGCTCGGCGCGCAGCCGGACGCCACCGCCACCGCCCTGGACGGCGCGCGCGGCGCCGACGTCGAGGGCGTGCCCGTGCACGCGGTGCGGCTGCGCGGTCTCGTCGCCCACCAGGAGGTGCTCTTCGGCGACGCCGGCGAGGTCCTCACCATCCGTCACGACTCCATGAACCGCGGCTCCTTCATGCCGGGCGTGCTGCTCGGTGTGCGCAGGGTCGTCTCCACGCCGGGACTCACCTTCGGCCTGGAGCACTTCATGGACCTCGACTGA
- the argB gene encoding acetylglutamate kinase → MPALEPLRGRTVVVKFGGHAMTDGSLLRTFAEDVVRLRRTGVRAVVVHGGGPQISAQLDRLGVPAHFLGGQRVTTPETLDVVRMVLAGKVQRELVRLFNEHGPYAVGLTGEDAHTLTAVRRYAEVGGELMDIGLVGDVTEVNTAAVDMLLDHGHIPVVSPLGRGTDGEVYNVNADAAAGALAAALGAEALVVLTDVPGLYADWPCRERVLDRLTATELERMLPSLGDGMVPKMESCLRAVRAGVRTARVLDGRAPHALLRALTGAPGEAGTTVLPG, encoded by the coding sequence CTGCCCGCGCTGGAACCGCTGCGGGGCCGCACCGTCGTCGTGAAGTTCGGCGGGCACGCCATGACCGACGGGTCGTTGCTGCGCACCTTCGCCGAGGACGTGGTGCGGCTGCGGCGGACCGGCGTGCGGGCCGTGGTGGTGCACGGGGGCGGTCCGCAGATCAGCGCGCAGCTGGACCGGCTGGGCGTACCCGCGCATTTCCTGGGCGGGCAGCGCGTCACCACGCCGGAGACGCTGGACGTGGTGCGGATGGTGCTCGCCGGCAAGGTGCAGCGGGAGCTGGTGCGGCTGTTCAACGAGCACGGCCCGTACGCCGTCGGGCTCACCGGCGAGGACGCGCACACGCTCACAGCGGTGCGCCGGTACGCCGAGGTCGGCGGGGAGCTGATGGACATCGGCCTGGTCGGGGACGTGACGGAGGTCAACACGGCCGCCGTGGACATGCTGCTGGACCACGGGCACATCCCGGTGGTCTCGCCGCTCGGCCGCGGCACGGACGGCGAGGTCTACAACGTCAACGCGGACGCGGCCGCCGGCGCGCTCGCCGCCGCGCTGGGCGCCGAGGCCCTGGTGGTCCTGACCGACGTGCCCGGGCTGTACGCGGACTGGCCGTGCCGGGAGCGGGTGCTGGACCGGCTGACCGCCACCGAGCTGGAACGCATGCTGCCGTCCCTCGGGGACGGCATGGTGCCGAAGATGGAGAGCTGCCTGCGCGCGGTCCGCGCCGGTGTCCGTACCGCACGGGTGCTGGACGGGCGCGCCCCGCACGCCCTGCTGCGCGCGCTGACCGGCGCCCCCGGGGAGGCCGGGACGACCGTCCTGCCGGGCTGA